The following are encoded in a window of Primulina eburnea isolate SZY01 chromosome 4, ASM2296580v1, whole genome shotgun sequence genomic DNA:
- the LOC140830126 gene encoding uncharacterized protein, with translation MPPRQVPQPVAGRAPEQGSTSNDLMGVTATPMETLLKRLQSFRPPTLKGTKSAVECESSLDDIEMLFESLDYTDERRVKLIGHQRHEVAKNWWLTTKRALEHRGTEITWKGQLNLEEYVAKFLTLIRFAPHVAENDEAVADKFINVLNPEIFTLVNIGRPNNFSDALNRAKGAEAGLLRQRSTSYVALAPRP, from the exons atgcctcctcgacaaGTACCGCAACCAGTAGCAGGtcgagcaccagaacagggcagtacttcCAATGATCTGATGGGTGTAACCGCTACACCAATGGAGACTTTGCTGAAAAGGTTACAGTCGTTTCGACCACCGACACTGAAGGGCACAAAAAGTGCAGTTGAATGTGAAAGTTCGCTCGATGACatcgaaatgttatttgaatcccTTGACTACACTGACGAGCGACGAGTTAAACTTATTGGGCATCAACGGCATgaagttgcaaagaactggtggcttACCAcgaagagagcattggagcatcgtGGCACAGAGATcacttggaaa ggacaGCTGAACCTCGAGGAATATGTGGCAAAGTTTTTGACATTGatccgatttgctcctcatgtcgCAGAGAATGATGAGGCCGTGGCAGATAAGTTTATCAATGTCCTGAATCCAGAAatatttaccttggtgaatatcGGTAGACCAAACAATTTTTCAGATGCCTTGAACCGTGCCAAGGGGGCAGAAgctggattgcttaggcaacgaagCACTTCTTATGTCGCTCTGGCTCCAAGACCGTGA